One window from the genome of Drosophila albomicans strain 15112-1751.03 chromosome 2L, ASM965048v2, whole genome shotgun sequence encodes:
- the LOC117565957 gene encoding uncharacterized protein LOC117565957 isoform X5 produces MDLPSMVQRSGDTLIVRSVVSGNQLYMEQGHNATSSNHNNSNNSNTSNTSNNSNHSGNSNNTTPPLGNVASTSPTAVTTSALEQQLERYRLQQLLQQQQQQAVAAAAAVVNSVQQQQQQQQQQQQHGGLSLDAKEEGLPQCKIKRNYSCNHCAYFTQNPRYHLTHLRDVHGEKIVINKCKLCLYASRHFQKLVRHMKMVHGCTDGIPSGHGQARGKRGMSREARKRRLEESVGVMGGQAVAIAVPDMPTLEQVKRELQLQEQKLQRDIEAYKQRQREELQREQQMELVSNYERQLQATLRDLDARDSFERQSSPAEPPTPSPSGSATPPQQAALSSGGEEPQNRLLKCSACEFTTLYRTQLRAHELEEHGKTKFFRCDKCSYVTHIKARFSKHVKYHSMPMIKCVTCDFRTPYKWNLDRHMKNHGGAGAFKCAACDFTADIKQSLTVHEMNHHVPPVGNAGSIWPRRQNKVGASEMCDDFLSDSAELEDQYNNNNLDDDLEDGDGGALSGGEEHYGKRSKYEEDEEPTDLSQKGGCSSDTSSVGTTTPRAKRPMPNLIPINKSPKDVLNLSKDMNASRSSLTEIASMFFNEKQISEMLDKSDVPQLSPATTITSQASSRSLLAKKGGSFFDKLKTGAQHDNLVCQCGYVAKYLSESIIHAKSCQSSAVVIEDDDAALHEDDADDRLEIDEDDDDHQSHSALNLSVSGSTRCQHCRHRCKSSTDLLHHLSQCAEAIRCANEMYDSNSGESAERRVDAHTLQQQAAVQQQRVCIWNKAAKEIAAAVVQQDKSNLLTKSPISQATSNEENSYYGVETAPGYGEVTKKMTPEEEAANSSLKKVYKCPHCSFWASTASRFHVHIVGHLNKKPFECSLCSYRSNWRWDITKHIRLKTIRDPSHKTAKVLMNDETGRRNYTKYNKYITLMKVTEEDGDPKLMKSGEMTPNQVASLAFLKDYQKVGVGAAHDITLEPVSPNKVNNALDDAQLADNLIRLPLLATMMNAAMAKQHHQQQQQQEQHHSTMITPSVTISPVKRSHQQPPGKPSDDLITEVHQEGSEKKTFYRCRKCNFRHHNRDAVLAHVKIHYQESSYPKSNAVTGNSSSTTPLQVSVSSNQQLYMNKVFAAMCLSQQPSPTSGNQVAAAAAGGGNNGQQQHSLIPAGLLQRAIQEASQHSPTPNASALSGLALALAGGKTIAAATTTTTSTASPKANAASILEHAALSLKAFRGYSDRDP; encoded by the exons ATGGACCTGCCCTCGATGGTGCAACGTTCTGGCGATACGCTCATTGTGCGCAGCGTTGTCAGTGGCAATCAGCTGTACATGGAGCAGGGACACAATGCAACCAGTAGCAAccataacaacagcaacaacagtaacacaAGCAAcactagcaacaacagcaaccatagcggtaacagcaacaacacaacgcCACCGTTGGGCAACGTGGCATCCACATCGCCAACAGCGGTGACAACCAGCGCATTGGAACAGCAACTGGAGCGTTATCGCTTGCAAcaattgctgcaacagcagcaacaacaggcggtggcagcagccgcagccgttGTCAACAgcgtgcagcagcagcaacagcaacagcagcaacaacaacagcatggCGGACTCTCGCTGGATGCCAAGGAGGAGGGGCTGCCACAGTGCAAAATCAAGCGCAACTACAGCTGCAACCATTGCGCCTACTTCACACAGAATCCGCGCTACCATTTGACGCATCTGCGGGACGTGCACGGCGAGAAGATTGTGATCAACAAGTGCAAGCTTTGTTTGTACGCCTCCCGCCACTTTCAGAAGCTGGTGCGCCACATGAAGATGGTGCACGGCTGCACCGATGGCATTCCCAGCGGTCACGGGCAGGCGCGTGGCAAGCGCGGCATGAGTCGTGAGGCACGCAAGCGACGGTTGGAGGAGAGCGTGGGGGTTATGGGTGGTCAGGCGGTGGCCATTGCGGTGCCCGATATGCCCACGTTGGAGCAGGTGAAGCGTGAATTGCAGCTGCAGGAGCAGAAGTTGCAACGCGACATCGAAGCGTACAAACAGCGACAACGCGAAGAGTTGCAACGCGAGCAACAGATGGAACTTGTGTCCAACTATGAGCGACAATTGCAGGCAACATTGCGTGATCTCGATGCACGCGACAGTTTCGAGCGTCAATCCTCGCCCGCGGAGCCACCAACTCCCTCGCCCAGCGGCTCAGCCACGCCTCCACAGCAGGCCGCCTTGTCTTCGGGTGGCGAGGAGCCACAGAATCGCCTGCTCAAGTGCAGCGCCTGCGAGTTCACCACCCTCTATCGCACACAGTTGCGGGCTCATGAGCTGGAGGAGCACGGCAAGACAAAGTTCTTCCGGTGCGACAAGTGCAGCTATGTGACGCACATCAAGGCGCGCTTTAGCAAGCATGTGAAGTACCATTCGATGCCGATGATCAAGTGCGTCACTTGCGATTTTCGCACACCCTACAAATGGAATCTCGACAGGCATATGAAGAATCATGGCGGAGCCGGCGCCTTCAAGTGTGCCGCCTGCGATTTCACTGCGGACATTAAACAGTCGCTCACAGTACACGAGATGAATCATCATGTGCCGCCGGTGGGCAATGCGGGCTCCATTTGGCCGCGACGACAGAACAAAGTTGGGGCGAGTGAAATGTGCGATGATTTCCTCAGCGATTCGGCCGAGTTGGAGGATCagtataacaacaataacttgGACGATGATCTGGAGGATGGCGATGGCGGTGCGTTGAGCGGTGGGGAGGAGCATTATGGCAAGCGCAGCAAGTacgaggaggatgaggagccCACAGATCTGTCGCAGAAGGGCGGCTGCTCATCTGACACATCCAGCGTGGGCACCACAACGCCACGGGCCAAGCGACCCATGCCCAATCTGATTCCCATCAACAAGAGTCCCAAGGA CGTGCTGAACCTTTCCAAGGATATGAATGCCAGTCGCAGCTCTCTCACCGAGATCGCCTCCATGTTCTTCAACGAGAAGCAAATCTCCGAGATGCTCGACAAATCGGATGTGCCACAACTGTCGCCTGCCACCACGATCACATCGCAGGCTTCGTCGCGCAGTCTGCTGGCCAAAAAGGGCGGCTCCTTCTTTGACAAACTGAAGACGGGAGCACAGCACGATAATCTGGTGTGTCAGTGTGGCTATGTGGCCAAATATCTCTCGGAATCCATAATACACGCCAAGAGCTGTCAATCGTCGGCGGTTGTTATCGAGGATGACGATGCAGCGCTGCACGAAGATGATGCCGACGATCGCCTGGAGATcgatgaggatgacgatgatcATCAGTCGCATTCGGCCTTGAACTTGAGCGTTTCGGGCTCCACTCGCTGTCAGCACTGTCGACATCGTTGCAAATCGTCCACAGATCTGTTGCATCATCTCTCGCAATGCGCCGAAGCCATTCGCTGTGCCAACGAGATGTACGATTCGAATTCTGGAGAAAGTGCCGAGCGTCGTGTGGATGCGCACACGTTGCAACAACAAGCGGcggtgcaacagcaacgtgtCTGCATTTGGAACAAGGCGGCCAAGGAAATTGCCGCCGCTGTTGTGCAGCAGGATAAGTCCAATCTGTTGACCAAATCCCCGATTAGTCAAGCGACCAGCAATGAGGAGAACAGCTATTATGGCGTGGAAACAGCGCCTGGTTATGGTGAG GTAACCAAAAAGATGACGCccgaagaagaagcagccaACTCATCACTGAAGAAGGTCTACAAGTGTCCACACTGCAGTTTCTGGGCATCGACAGCATCGCGCTTCCACGTCCACATCGTTGGCCATCTGAACAAGAAACCCTTCGAGTGCTCGCTCTGCTCGTATCGCTCCAATTGGCGCTGGGACATCACCAAGCACATCCGGCTAAAGACCATTCGGGATCCATCGCATAAGACGGCCAAGGTGTTGATGAACGATGAGACGGGACGACGCAATTACACCAAGTACAACAAGTACATTACACTGATGAAGGTGACCGAAGAGGATGGCGATCCGAAGCTTATGAAATCCGGTGAAATGACCCCCAATCAGGTGGCATCGTTGGCCTTCTTGAAGGACTATCAAAAGGTGGGCGTTGGCGCTGCTCATGACATCACTTTGGAGCCCGTGTCGCCCAACAAAGTCAACAATGCACTGGACGACGCTCAGCTGGCGGATAATCTGATTCGTTTGCCATTGCTGGCAACGATGATGAATGCCGCGATGGCCAaacagcatcatcaacagcaacagcagcaggagcaacatcACTCCACCATGATCACGCCTTCGGTAACCATTTCGCCAGTGAAACGTTCGCATCAGCAGCCACCAGGAAAGCCCAGCGATGATCTCATCACTGAGGTGCATCAGGAGGGCAGCGAGAAGAAGACGTTCTACAGATGCCGCAAGTGCAACTTTAG ACATCACAATCGTGACGCGGTGCTGGCGCATGTCAAAATCCACTATCAGGAGTCGAGTTACCCCAAATCGAATGCTGTcacaggcaacagcagcagcacaacaccATTGCAGGTCTCGGTTAGCTCCAATCAACAGCTCTATATGAATAAAGTATTTGCCGCCATGTGCCTATCGCAGCAGCCATCGCCCACATCGGGCAACcaggttgctgctgctgctgctggtggtggcaacaatggccaacaacaacattcccTAATACCAGCTGGATTGCTGCAGCGTGCCATTCAAGAGGCATCACAGCATTCACCGACACCGAATGCGAGTGCTTTGAGTGGTCTCGCTTTAGCTCTAGCTGGTGGCAAGAcgatagcagcagcaacaacaacaacaacgtcgacaGCATCGCCAAAAGCAAATGCCGCCTCCATATTAGAGCACG CGGCATTGTCGCTTAAAGCATTCCGGGGATATTCGGATCGAGACCCTTGA
- the LOC117565957 gene encoding uncharacterized protein LOC117565957 isoform X4 yields MDLPSMVQRSGDTLIVRSVVSGNQLYMEQGHNATSSNHNNSNNSNTSNTSNNSNHSGNSNNTTPPLGNVASTSPTAVTTSALEQQLERYRLQQLLQQQQQQAVAAAAAVVNSVQQQQQQQQQQQQHGGLSLDAKEEGLPQCKIKRNYSCNHCAYFTQNPRYHLTHLRDVHGEKIVINKCKLCLYASRHFQKLVRHMKMVHGCTDGIPSGHGQARGKRGMSREARKRRLEESVGVMGGQAVAIAVPDMPTLEQVKRELQLQEQKLQRDIEAYKQRQREELQREQQMELVSNYERQLQATLRDLDARDSFERQSSPAEPPTPSPSGSATPPQQAALSSGGEEPQNRLLKCSACEFTTLYRTQLRAHELEEHGKTKFFRCDKCSYVTHIKARFSKHVKYHSMPMIKCVTCDFRTPYKWNLDRHMKNHGGAGAFKCAACDFTADIKQSLTVHEMNHHVPPVGNAGSIWPRRQNKVGASEMCDDFLSDSAELEDQYNNNNLDDDLEDGDGGALSGGEEHYGKRSKYEEDEEPTDLSQKGGCSSDTSSVGTTTPRAKRPMPNLIPINKSPKDVLNLSKDMNASRSSLTEIASMFFNEKQISEMLDKSDVPQLSPATTITSQASSRSLLAKKGGSFFDKLKTGAQHDNLVCQCGYVAKYLSESIIHAKSCQSSAVVIEDDDAALHEDDADDRLEIDEDDDDHQSHSALNLSVSGSTRCQHCRHRCKSSTDLLHHLSQCAEAIRCANEMYDSNSGESAERRVDAHTLQQQAAVQQQRVCIWNKAAKEIAAAVVQQDKSNLLTKSPISQATSNEENSYYGVETAPGYGEVTKKMTPEEEAANSSLKKVYKCPHCSFWASTASRFHVHIVGHLNKKPFECSLCSYRSNWRWDITKHIRLKTIRDPSHKTAKVLMNDETGRRNYTKYNKYITLMKVTEEDGDPKLMKSGEMTPNQVASLAFLKDYQKVGVGAAHDITLEPVSPNKVNNALDDAQLADNLIRLPLLATMMNAAMAKQHHQQQQQQEQHHSTMITPSVTISPVKRSHQQPPGKPSDDLITEVHQEGSEKKTFYRCRKCNFRHHNRDAVLAHVKIHYQESSYPKSNAVTGNSSSTTPLQVSVSSNQQLYMNKVFAAMCLSQQPSPTSGNQVAAAAAGGGNNGQQQHSLIPAGLLQRAIQEASQHSPTPNASALSGLALALAGGKTIAAATTTTTSTASPKANAASILEHGEQKASQNERHCRLKHSGDIRIETLERSSGSNAPPIYRPQGAGATNESQSHLLTTTNNNNNYSNNNNNSNSNKSSNNIGALLSSKQLEQLLHSPLSASAAAVVNAATTQQDIQAAAAYWAAACKAAVSSGSVEELLQLQQNDQIEITRLPSSSTATTTAAATVATAIHNQQELPSNNNNTKSKQQKCPVCPYISESKSQMNYHVSLHKPTQYECRLCTFVCAKKQHLSSHMRSVHQQQLGAATTATAAAAGNSLGLDFTMALQRAAATKQMPQLPLAIDLSQLQLEEEQATTELPPEYQYKLISYCPRCPARFAQKHHNDERNAKLELEQHLAEHAPNELESDEVHICAYCEYRASAETLLQLHRAVHMSHYQEKCQELYRNCKEDVMYPAPKLLQISGPETIWVVDNELGAQLLRQSTTTTTNFDSQNSLLKKQLESGGAIVREQTPPKAQEAEEDEERQSSSTPSTSASVATSDLAADGCSSEAGSVDMPQSAPAPQRCQHCPFETEQHELLQQHLQKHACINAPDEEAQQCAHCDYNALDEAELEEHTAVHFNASEKLKSVEFYTCYDKLEISVEQEPEAEQLEAAEAKQPEHNNNEDNVANANVQHPQEADEEEENEVDEKKEQPEAKKPCTKLILYKTDGELSVKPSPEEESTATQRGENISDRLRRRSLRGNATSTATATVIAEPATSPNAVETTTDKMILVNAKTGKVIYRK; encoded by the exons ATGGACCTGCCCTCGATGGTGCAACGTTCTGGCGATACGCTCATTGTGCGCAGCGTTGTCAGTGGCAATCAGCTGTACATGGAGCAGGGACACAATGCAACCAGTAGCAAccataacaacagcaacaacagtaacacaAGCAAcactagcaacaacagcaaccatagcggtaacagcaacaacacaacgcCACCGTTGGGCAACGTGGCATCCACATCGCCAACAGCGGTGACAACCAGCGCATTGGAACAGCAACTGGAGCGTTATCGCTTGCAAcaattgctgcaacagcagcaacaacaggcggtggcagcagccgcagccgttGTCAACAgcgtgcagcagcagcaacagcaacagcagcaacaacaacagcatggCGGACTCTCGCTGGATGCCAAGGAGGAGGGGCTGCCACAGTGCAAAATCAAGCGCAACTACAGCTGCAACCATTGCGCCTACTTCACACAGAATCCGCGCTACCATTTGACGCATCTGCGGGACGTGCACGGCGAGAAGATTGTGATCAACAAGTGCAAGCTTTGTTTGTACGCCTCCCGCCACTTTCAGAAGCTGGTGCGCCACATGAAGATGGTGCACGGCTGCACCGATGGCATTCCCAGCGGTCACGGGCAGGCGCGTGGCAAGCGCGGCATGAGTCGTGAGGCACGCAAGCGACGGTTGGAGGAGAGCGTGGGGGTTATGGGTGGTCAGGCGGTGGCCATTGCGGTGCCCGATATGCCCACGTTGGAGCAGGTGAAGCGTGAATTGCAGCTGCAGGAGCAGAAGTTGCAACGCGACATCGAAGCGTACAAACAGCGACAACGCGAAGAGTTGCAACGCGAGCAACAGATGGAACTTGTGTCCAACTATGAGCGACAATTGCAGGCAACATTGCGTGATCTCGATGCACGCGACAGTTTCGAGCGTCAATCCTCGCCCGCGGAGCCACCAACTCCCTCGCCCAGCGGCTCAGCCACGCCTCCACAGCAGGCCGCCTTGTCTTCGGGTGGCGAGGAGCCACAGAATCGCCTGCTCAAGTGCAGCGCCTGCGAGTTCACCACCCTCTATCGCACACAGTTGCGGGCTCATGAGCTGGAGGAGCACGGCAAGACAAAGTTCTTCCGGTGCGACAAGTGCAGCTATGTGACGCACATCAAGGCGCGCTTTAGCAAGCATGTGAAGTACCATTCGATGCCGATGATCAAGTGCGTCACTTGCGATTTTCGCACACCCTACAAATGGAATCTCGACAGGCATATGAAGAATCATGGCGGAGCCGGCGCCTTCAAGTGTGCCGCCTGCGATTTCACTGCGGACATTAAACAGTCGCTCACAGTACACGAGATGAATCATCATGTGCCGCCGGTGGGCAATGCGGGCTCCATTTGGCCGCGACGACAGAACAAAGTTGGGGCGAGTGAAATGTGCGATGATTTCCTCAGCGATTCGGCCGAGTTGGAGGATCagtataacaacaataacttgGACGATGATCTGGAGGATGGCGATGGCGGTGCGTTGAGCGGTGGGGAGGAGCATTATGGCAAGCGCAGCAAGTacgaggaggatgaggagccCACAGATCTGTCGCAGAAGGGCGGCTGCTCATCTGACACATCCAGCGTGGGCACCACAACGCCACGGGCCAAGCGACCCATGCCCAATCTGATTCCCATCAACAAGAGTCCCAAGGA CGTGCTGAACCTTTCCAAGGATATGAATGCCAGTCGCAGCTCTCTCACCGAGATCGCCTCCATGTTCTTCAACGAGAAGCAAATCTCCGAGATGCTCGACAAATCGGATGTGCCACAACTGTCGCCTGCCACCACGATCACATCGCAGGCTTCGTCGCGCAGTCTGCTGGCCAAAAAGGGCGGCTCCTTCTTTGACAAACTGAAGACGGGAGCACAGCACGATAATCTGGTGTGTCAGTGTGGCTATGTGGCCAAATATCTCTCGGAATCCATAATACACGCCAAGAGCTGTCAATCGTCGGCGGTTGTTATCGAGGATGACGATGCAGCGCTGCACGAAGATGATGCCGACGATCGCCTGGAGATcgatgaggatgacgatgatcATCAGTCGCATTCGGCCTTGAACTTGAGCGTTTCGGGCTCCACTCGCTGTCAGCACTGTCGACATCGTTGCAAATCGTCCACAGATCTGTTGCATCATCTCTCGCAATGCGCCGAAGCCATTCGCTGTGCCAACGAGATGTACGATTCGAATTCTGGAGAAAGTGCCGAGCGTCGTGTGGATGCGCACACGTTGCAACAACAAGCGGcggtgcaacagcaacgtgtCTGCATTTGGAACAAGGCGGCCAAGGAAATTGCCGCCGCTGTTGTGCAGCAGGATAAGTCCAATCTGTTGACCAAATCCCCGATTAGTCAAGCGACCAGCAATGAGGAGAACAGCTATTATGGCGTGGAAACAGCGCCTGGTTATGGTGAG GTAACCAAAAAGATGACGCccgaagaagaagcagccaACTCATCACTGAAGAAGGTCTACAAGTGTCCACACTGCAGTTTCTGGGCATCGACAGCATCGCGCTTCCACGTCCACATCGTTGGCCATCTGAACAAGAAACCCTTCGAGTGCTCGCTCTGCTCGTATCGCTCCAATTGGCGCTGGGACATCACCAAGCACATCCGGCTAAAGACCATTCGGGATCCATCGCATAAGACGGCCAAGGTGTTGATGAACGATGAGACGGGACGACGCAATTACACCAAGTACAACAAGTACATTACACTGATGAAGGTGACCGAAGAGGATGGCGATCCGAAGCTTATGAAATCCGGTGAAATGACCCCCAATCAGGTGGCATCGTTGGCCTTCTTGAAGGACTATCAAAAGGTGGGCGTTGGCGCTGCTCATGACATCACTTTGGAGCCCGTGTCGCCCAACAAAGTCAACAATGCACTGGACGACGCTCAGCTGGCGGATAATCTGATTCGTTTGCCATTGCTGGCAACGATGATGAATGCCGCGATGGCCAaacagcatcatcaacagcaacagcagcaggagcaacatcACTCCACCATGATCACGCCTTCGGTAACCATTTCGCCAGTGAAACGTTCGCATCAGCAGCCACCAGGAAAGCCCAGCGATGATCTCATCACTGAGGTGCATCAGGAGGGCAGCGAGAAGAAGACGTTCTACAGATGCCGCAAGTGCAACTTTAG ACATCACAATCGTGACGCGGTGCTGGCGCATGTCAAAATCCACTATCAGGAGTCGAGTTACCCCAAATCGAATGCTGTcacaggcaacagcagcagcacaacaccATTGCAGGTCTCGGTTAGCTCCAATCAACAGCTCTATATGAATAAAGTATTTGCCGCCATGTGCCTATCGCAGCAGCCATCGCCCACATCGGGCAACcaggttgctgctgctgctgctggtggtggcaacaatggccaacaacaacattcccTAATACCAGCTGGATTGCTGCAGCGTGCCATTCAAGAGGCATCACAGCATTCACCGACACCGAATGCGAGTGCTTTGAGTGGTCTCGCTTTAGCTCTAGCTGGTGGCAAGAcgatagcagcagcaacaacaacaacaacgtcgacaGCATCGCCAAAAGCAAATGCCGCCTCCATATTAGAGCACGGTGAGCAGAAAGCGAGTCAAAATGAG CGGCATTGTCGCTTAAAGCATTCCGGGGATATTCGGATCGAGACCCTTGAGCGCAGCTCTGGCAGCAATGCCCCGCCCATTTACCGTCCACAGGGCGCTGGCGCCACCAACGAGTCCCAATCCCATCTCCtcaccaccaccaacaacaacaacaactatagtaataacaacaacaacagcaacagcaacaaatcaaGCAACAACATCGGCGCCTTGTTGAGCAGCAAACAGTTGGAGCAATTGTTACATTCACCACTCTCGGCCAGCGCTGCAGCTGTGGTAAATGCAGCCACCACACAACAGGACATTCAGGCAGCTGCCGCTTATTGGGCTGCGGCCTGCAAAGCAGCGGTTAGCAGCGGCAGCGTCGAAgagttgttgcaactgcagcagaatgatcaaattgaaatcaCGCGTCTCCCATCGTcatccacagcaacaacaacggcagcagcaactgttgccacTGCAATCCACAATCAACAAGAGttgcccagcaacaacaacaacacaaagtCCAAGCAACAAAAGTGCCCGGTGTGTCCGTACATCTCGGAGAGCAAATCCCAGATGAACTATCACGTCTCGTTGCACAAACCGACGCAATACGAGTGTCGCCTGTGCACTTTCGTCTGCGCCAAGAAGCAACATCTCAGCAGCCACATGCGCAGCGtgcatcagcaacaactcGGAGCAGCCAcaactgccacagcagcagccgcaggcAATTCACTGGGTCTGGACTTCACCATGGCGTTGCAACGTGCTGCGGCAACCAAACAGATGCCACAGTTGCCGCTGGCCATCGATTTGAGTCAGTTGCAGCTGGAGGAGGAACAGGCCACAACCGAATTGCCGCCGGAATATCAATACAAGCTCATCAGCTACTGTCCACGGTGTCCGGCGCGTTTTGCGCAAAAGCATCACAACGATGAGCGGAACGCAAAGCTGGAGCTAGAGCAGCATCTGGCTGAGCATGCGCCCAACGAACTCGAGTCGGATGAGGTGCACATTTGTGCCTATTGCGAGTATCGCGCCAGCGCTGAAACtttgctgcaactgcatcGAGCGGTCCACATGTCGCACTACCAGGAAAAGTGTCAAGAATTGTATAGAAATTGCAAGGAGGATGTCATGTATCCGGCACCCAAATTGCTGCAAATCTCCGGACCCGAAACCATTTGGGTGGTGGACAATGAGCTGGGCGCTCAACTGTTGCGTCAATCGACGACAACCACGACTAATTTCGATAGCCAGAATTCGCTGCTGAAGAAGCAACTCGAATCGGGCGGCGCAATTGTGCGGGAGCAAACACCACCGAAGGCCCAAGAGGccgaggaggatgaggagcgTCAGAGCAGCTCGACGCCCTCGACAAGCGCATCGGTGGCCACCAGTGATCTGGCTGCCGATGGTTGCAGCAGCGAGGCGGGCTCCGTGGACATGCCACAATCGGCGCCGGCGCCACAACGCTGCCAGCATTGTCCCTTCGAGACGGAGCAGCATGAGCTACTGCAGCAGCATCTGCAGAAGCATGCGTGCATCAATGCACCCGATGAGGAGGCACAACAATGTGCTCACTGCGATTACAATGCGTTGGATGAGGCGGAGTTGGAGGAGCACACCGCTGTGCACTTCAATGCCAGCGAGAAACTCAAATCCGTGGAGTTCTACACGTGCTACGACAAGCTGGAGATTAGTGTGGAACAAGAGCCAGAGGCAGAGCAGCTTGAGGCAGCGGAAGCCAAGCAGCcggagcacaacaacaacgaggacAATGTGGCAAATGCGAATGTGCAACATCCACAAGAAGctgacgaggaggaggagaacgAGGTGGACGAGAAAAAGGAACAGCCAGAGGCAAAGAAACCTTGCACCAAGCTGATACTCTACAAAACCGATGGCGAGCTGAGTGTGAAGCCATCGCCGGAGGAGGAATCAACGGCCACGCAGCGTGGCGAGAACATTAGCGATCGGCTGCGACGTCGCAGCTTGAGGGGCAATGCAacatcgacagcgacagcgacagtgATCGCAGAGCCTGCCACATCACCAAATGCAGTGGAGACAACGACGGACAAAATGATACTGGTCAATGCCAAGACGGGCAAAGTCATATACAGAAAGTAA